AGTTACTGGGAATATTCGGTTACAAACTTTAATTAATAATGGGCGTGTACACTATTCTGGAACGTATCGCACGATGCTATTATTTGAATCAGTGTTTCATATATGTAAACCAATGCCGGTAGGTGCTTAATATTCCGAAGTTTCGTTTTTTGTGAAAATTCCTGTTGACATAGTGGGTGTATATTGATACAATTCAATTCATAAAATATAGACAATTTCATAAATTTCAAATCAGACGAAAATTGAATCTGATTTCTCTTATCAAGAGAGGTGGAGGGACTGAGCCCTATGAAACCCGGCAACCGTCAACTTTTATGTTGAAATGGTGCCAATTCCTGCAAAGCAAATGCTTTGAGAGATGAGAGAAAGGGATAATGTTGATATACGCATATAAACCTTTCTGCTCATTCTAGAGGCAGAAAGGTTTTTTTGTTGTTTGAATGAGGAGGATGTTCGAATAATAAAAAGAGCCGCTTATGCGTTTTAAGAAATCTAGCTCCAGCGGCTAGAACATTCGGTCGTTTCACCCCTTCCTGCGAGGTGAAAAGCGCCTCTATGTCAGGGGTTCCAACGCCCTCTTGTTCTGAGCAAGCCGCTTGCGCTTTTTAAATCAAAAAGGGGTGATACACCATGATTCTATTAGAGAATGTAAAGAAGATATATAAGTCAAAAAGCGGTGATGTCACTGCTGTGGATAACGCCAATTTAAAAATAGAGAAAGGTGAGATATTTGGTGTTATCGGATATAGTGGTGCTGGGAAAAGTTCTTTAATTCGATTGTTTAATCAATTAGAGAAGCCAACTTCCGGACAGATTACGATAGCTAATCGAGTTATTTCCACAATTACAGGGAGTGAACTTCGAAAGGCAAGACAAGAAATTGGAATGATTTTTCAGCATTTTAACTTACTGTGGTCACGAACTGTACGTGAAAATATCGCTTTTCCACTTGAAATTGCAGGTGTAGATAAAGTGCAGCGAAGAAAGCGTGTGGATGAGTTGATTCATCTTGTTGGATTAGAAGGTAGAGGTGATGCGTATCCATCTCAATTGAGCGGCGGGCAAAAGCAACGCGTTGGGATTGCAAGAGCATTAGCGAATAATCCAAAGGTGCTCTTGTGTGATGAAGCGACATCAGCACTTGATCCAGAAACCACAGATCAAATTTTAGATTTACTATTAGATATTAATAAACGTCTTGGATTAACAATTGTACTGATTACACATGAAATGCATGTGATTCAAAAAATTTGTAATCGTGTTGCGGTAATGGAAAAAGGAAAAATTGTGGAGACTGGTCCTGTACTAGATGTATTCCGTAATCCACAGCAGGAGATTACAAAGCGTTTTGTTAAGCAAATAACAGATTCTGAAGATGCGGATGAAGCAATTGAACATTTAGCAGAGAAGTATCCGGAAGGCAAGGTTGTAAAGTTGCAATTTATTGGTGAAGTAGTAGAAAGACCTGTCTTGCAGGAACTTATGAAGCAAGATGGCGTGGAAGTAAGCATTCTGCAAGGGAACATTGCACAAACGGCAAACGGGGCGTATGGAAGTTTAATTGTCCACTTAAATGGTGCTGAAGATGTGGTTGCAAAAGCAATTGCGACGATTCAACAAGAGCAAGTCGAGCTGGAGGTGATTGCACATGGATAATTTGTTTCAAAATGTCGATTGGGACAAAATGCTAGAGGCTACGGGAGAAACGTTATACATGACGGCAGTTGCCGCGTTTGCAACGTTTGTCTTAGGTCTTATTTTGGGATTGCTACTGTTTCTGACAGGAAAAGATAATCTCTGGGAAAACAAGCCAGTTAATATTGTAATTGGTGCGTTTGTAAATATTTTTCGTTCGATCCCGTTTATTATTTTAATCATTTTACTTATTCCATTTACGAAGCTTCTTCTAAACACGATTCTCGGTGCAAGTGCCGCATTACCAGCATTAATTGTTGGGGCAGCACCGTTCTATGCGAGAATGGTCGAAATCGCACTTCGTGAAATTGATAAAGGTGTCATTGAAGCATCAAAGGCGATGGGAGCAAAGACAAGTACAATTATTTTAAAAGTACTTATACCAGAATCTTTGCCAGCGCTTGTTTCCGGGATTACGGTAACAGCTATTGCGCTTGTCGGTTACACAGCAATGGCTGGAGTGGTCGGAGCAGGTGGACTTGGTACACTTGCTTATTTAGAAGGGTTTCAGCGCAATAATAGTGATGTAACGCTTATGGCAACAATTCTTGTACTTGTGATTGTATTTATCATTCAAATGCTTGGTGACTTGCTCACGAAGCGTCTTGATAAAAGATAAAGAGAAGTCTTCGTGTAAGACGAAGACTTCCTATAGATTTTTAATTTTGAATATTGAAAAAAAGAAAGGGTGTCATAACATGAAAAAGGTATTACTTTCAGCACTTCTTGCTGTATTTGTGTTTGCATTAGCTGCTTGTAGCGGCGGAAAAGACGAAAAGAAACTTGTAGTTGGTGCCTCTAACGTACCGCATGCAGTTATTCTAGAAAAAGCGAAACCAATCTTAGAGAAAAAAGGGATTAAATTAGATATTAAGCCATTCCAAGATTACGTATTGCCAAATAAAGCACTAGCTGATAAAGATCTTGATGCAAACTATTTCCAACATATTCCGTATTTAGATAAAGAGATTCAAGAAAAAGGATACAAATTTGTAAACGCAGGGAAAATTCATTTAGAGCCGATGGGGATTTACTCAAAGAAATATAAAAACTTAAAAGATCTTCCAAACGGCGGAACAGTGATTATGAGTAATAACGTATCAGAGCGTGGACGTATGTTAGGACTTCTGCAAAAAGGCGGCGTTATTAAACTGAAAGATGGCGTAGATATCGTCAAAGCGACAGAAAAAGATATTGTGGAAAATCCGAAAAACTTGAAGTTTAAAACAGATGTGGAGCCAGGTCTTACACCAAAATTATATGAGAACAACGAAGGTGACGCATTATTCATTAACTCAAACTATGCAATTGATGCAAAATTAAACCCAACAAAAGATGCAATTGCTCTTGAAGGATCAGAGTCTCCTTATGCAAATATTATTGCGGTTCGTAAAGGTGACGAAAATAGAAAAGAAATTAAAGAGCTTGTAGAAGTGCTACACTCAAAAGAAATTCAAGATTTTATTAAGAAAGAATATAAGGGCGCTGTACTTCCAGTAAGTGAATAGGCGTAGGAAAGGGCTAGGAAATTTCTAGCCCTTTTTTCTTTATATATAAGAAGAAAAGTGTATCATAATAGGATGTGAGGGAAATGATTATATACATTTGTGAAAAAATTGTTACATTTTCTCAGCGTTTGCGATATCATTTTATTTGATATAAAATTAGAATGAGAATAAAATGAGAATGTGAATGTTTTAGGAATTTTTAAAATGTATATAGAGGATTAATGGAGGTATTGAGATGGCTGGTTCTACATTAACGGTTAAAGACTTACATGTATCAATCGATGGTAAAGAAATTTTAAAAGGTGTAAACCTTGAAGTAAAAGGTGGAGAAATCCACGCAATTATGGGACCTAATGGAACAGGTAAATCAACTTTATCTTCTGCAATTATGGGTCACCCAAAATATGAAGTGACAGAAGGAAGCATCATCATCGACGGTGAAGATGTATTAGAAATGGAAGTAGATGAGCGCGCACAAGCGGGTCTATTCCTAGCAATGCAATATCCAAGTGAAATTAGCGGAGTAACAAACGCTGACTTCTTACGTTCTGCAATTAATGCACGACGCGAGGAAGGCGATGAAATTTCTCTTATGAAATTTATCCGTACATTAGATAAAAACATGGAATTCCTAGAAATGGATCCAGAAATGGCACAACGTTACTTAAACGAAGGTTTCTCTGGCGGTGAGAAAAAACGTAACGAAATTCTTCAATTAATGATGATTGAGCCAAAAATCGCAATCTTAGACGAAATCGACTCTGGTCTTGACATCGATGCATTAAAAGTTGTATCTAAAGGTATTAACGAAATGCGCGGCGAAGAGTTCGGCTGCCTAATGATTACGCATTACCAACGTTTATTAAACTACATTACTCCAGACTTCGTTCACGTTATGATGAACGGTCGCATCGTTAAATCTGGTGGCCCTGAGCTTGCACAACGTCTAGAAGCTGAAGGTTACGACTGGATCAAAAAAGAATTAGGTATTGAAGACGAAACAGCAGAGCAAGAAGCGTAAGAGAGGAGCATAAATATGACAATCGGTACATTACCTTTCGATCAAGAAACAATCCGTCAGCGCGCAAGCGAAGTAAACGAAGCTGCTTGGTTGACTGAGTTCCGCTTACAAGCTCTTGCACAAGCAACTGAACTTCCAATGCCAACGCCTGATAAAACAAAAATCGATAAATGGGACTTTATCGGAAAAGGCCACACTGCTAAGCAAGAGCCTGTAAGTTCTTTAACTGAACTTCCAGAAGCAGTGAAAAATTTAATTGATGAAAATAACAGCGTACTAGTACAACGTACAGGTACAACTGCATTTGTTTCTTTAGCTGATGAAGCAAAAGAAAAAGGTGTTATTTTCACAGATATCGTAACAGCTGCAACTGAGCATGCTGAATTAGTACAAAAGTACTTAATGAAAGACGGCGTGAAAGTGGATGAGCATCGTTTAACAGCACTTCATGCAGCATTAATCAACGGCGGTGCATTTGTATATGTTCCGAAAAACGTTGTTCTTGAAACACCACTTCAAGCTGTATTCTTAGTAGACGGCGAAGAAGCAAATGTATATAACCATGTATTATTTGTAGCTGACGCGAACAGTTCTGCAACATATGTAGAAAACTACGTAGCAAATGAAACTGTTACAGGTATTGCAAACATCGTGGCAGAAGTAATCGTAGAACAAGGTGCACAAGTGAAATTTGGTGCAGTTGATCTATTAGCGAAAGATGTAACAACTTACGTAAACCGCCGCGGCGTTGTAGGACGTGACGGCCGTATTGAGTGGGCATTAGGTCTTATGAATGACGGAAATACAATTTCAGAGAATGTAACGAACTTAATGGGCGACGGATCATTTGCTGATACAAAAACAGTAACAATTGGCCGTGGTAACCAAACACAAAACTTTACAACTAAAGTTGTTCACTTCGGTAAACACTCTGAAGGATTCATTTTAAAACACGGTGTACAAACAGATAGCGCAACATCTATCTTTAACGGAATTGGTAAAATTGAACACGGTGCATCTAAATCAAATGCACAACAATCTTCTCGCGTTCTTATGTTAAATGAGAAAGCTCGCGGCGATGCAAACCCAATTCTTCTAATTGACGAAGACGATGTAATGGCAGGTCACGCAGCTTCTGTAGGCCGTGTAGATCCAGTACAACTATACTACTTAATGAGTCGTGGTATTCCGAAGAAAGAAGCAGAACGTTTAGTCATCCATGGATTCTTAGCACCTGTAGTGAATGAGCTTCCAATTGAAGGAGTAAAAGCACAGCTTGTTGAGGTAATTGAAAGGAAAGTTCGCTAATGGATATTCATGAAATACGCAAACAGTTTCCAATTCTTGATCAAAAAGTGAACGGCAAACAACTTGTTTATTTCGATAGTGCAGCAACTTCTCAAAAGCCAATTCAAGTCATTGAAACGTTAGAACGTTACTATAAAGAATACAATTCTAACGTGCATCGCGGTGTTCATACGCTCGGTACGAAAGCTACCGATGCGTATGAAGGTGCACGTGAGAAGGTTCGCAAGTTTATTAACGCGAAATCAATGGAAGAAGTTATTTTCACGCGCGGAACAACAACTGCATTAAATACAGTAGCAGCAAGCTATGGCCGTGAAAATGTAAAAGAGGGCGATGAAATCGTCATCTCTTACATGGAGCATCATAGTAATATTATTCCGTGGCAACAAGTTGCGAAGAAAACAGGCGCAACTTTAAAATATCTTCCGCTTCAGCCAGACGGAACAATCTCATTAGAAGATGCACGTCAAACAATTACACCGAATACAAAAATCGTTTCTATTATGTATGTGTCTAACGTACTTGGAACGATTAACCCTGTAAAAGAAATTGCAGAAATCGCTCATCAAAATGGTGCAATCATGGTCGTTGACGGTGCACAAAGTACACCTCATATGAAAGTGGATGTACAAGATTTAAACTGTGATTTTTACGCATTATCCGCTCATAAAATGTGCGGGCCTACAGGTGTCGGCGTATTATATGGTAAGAAAGAATTGCTAGACAATATGGAGCCAATTGAATTTGGCGGCGAAATGATTGATTTCGTAGACTTACAAGATTCTACGTGGAAAGAGCTTCCGTGGAAGTTTGAAGCAGGTACACCGATTATCGGTAATGCGATCGGACTTGGAGCGGCAATTGATTTCCTAGAAGAAATCGGTCTTGATAATATTGAAAAGCATGAACATGAATTAGCGCAGTACGCTTTAGAAAGACTATCAGAAGTAGATGGCGTTACAATTTATGGACCAAAGCATCGCGCTGGTCTTGTTACATTTAATATTGATGAAGTACATCCGCATGATGTAGCAACAGTATTAGATGTAGAAGGCATTGCGGTTCGTGCAGGACATCACTGTGCACAACCGCTTATGAAGTGGCTAAAAGCTTCTTCTACAGCACGTGCAAGCTTCTATTTATATAATACAAAAGAAGAAATTGATACATTTGTTGAAGCGCTAACGAAAACAAAGGAGTATTTCACAAATGTCTTTTAATAATTTAGATACGTTATATCGTCAAGTTATTATGGATCATTATAAAAATCCTCGTAACCATGGCGTGTTAGATGATAGTGTTACAGTTAATTTGAACAATCCAACTTGCGGCGATCGTATTCAACTTACGATGAAAGTAGAAGAGGGAATTGTTAAAGAGGCGAAGTTTGAAGGAGAAGGTTGTTCGATTTCTATGTCTTCGGCTTCGATGATGACGCAAGCAGTAAAAGGAAAGAAAATTGAAGAAGCACTTCAGCTTTCTAAAATTTTCTCTGATATGATGCTAGGAAAAGAGTATGATGACAGCGTAGATTTAGGAGATATTGAAGCATTACAAGGCGTATGCAAGTTTCCAGCACGTATTAAATGTGCAACATTAGCTTGGAAAGCGTTAGAAAAAGGCTTAAACGAAGATAAGTAATGTTACAGGTTCCTAAACACGAGGTTATCTAAGGAGGGACATACCAACATGGCGAAGAAACTGCCAGATATCGGCGATTATAAATATGGTTTCAAGGATAAAGACGTTTCGATTTTCCGTGCAGGACGCGGCTTAACAAAAGAAATCGTTGAAGAGATTTCACGTATGAAAGAAGAACCACAGTGGATGTTAGACTTCCGTTTAAAATCACTGGATAAATTCTACGAAATGCCAATGCCACAATGGGGCGGCGACTTAAACGACTTAGATTTCGATGAAATTACGTACTACGTAAAACCATCTGAGAAATCTGAGAAGTCTTGGGATGAAGTACCTGATGAAATTAAAGCGACATTTGATAAATTAGGTATTCCAGAAGCTGAGCAAAAATATTTAGCTGGTGTATCTGCACAGTACGAATCTGAAGTTGTATACCACAACATGAAAGAGGACCTAGAAGCTCTAGGAATCGTCTTCAAAGATACAGATAGCGCATTAAAAGAGAACGAAGATATTTTCCGTGAGCATTTCGGAAAAGTAATCCCACCAACTGACAACAAATTCGCAGCATTAAACTCTGCAGTTTGGTCTGGTGGATCGTTCATCTACGTTCCAAAAGGTATCAAAGTTGATACACCGCTTCAAGCGTATTTCCGTATTAACTCTGAAAATATGGGACAATTCGAGCGTACGCTTATTATTGTAGATGAAGGCGCACATGTACACTACGTAGAAGGTTGTACAGCTCCTGTTTACACAACAAATTCACTGCACAGTGCGGTAGTAGAAATCATCATTAAGAAAGATGCATATTGCCGTTACACTACAATCCAAAACTGGGCAAACAACGTATACAACCTAGTTACAAAACGTGCTGTTTGTGAAGCAAACGCAACGATGGAATGGATTGATGGTAACATCGGATCTAAATTAACGATGAAATACCCAGCAGTTATCTTAAAAGGCGAAGGCGCTCGTGGTTTAACATTATCTATCGCGATTGCTGGTAAAGGCCAACACCAAGATGCTGGTGCGAAAATGATTCACTTAGCACCAAACACATCTTCAACAATCGTTTCTAAATCGATTGCGAAACATGGTGGTAAAGTAACGTACCGTGGTATCGTACACTTCGGACCAAAAGCGACAAACTCTCGCTCTAACATCGAATGTGATACGTTAATCATGGATAACCAATCAACATCTGATACAATTCCTTACAACGAGATCAAAAACGATCACGTTTCACTTGAGCACGAAGCGAAAGTGTCAAAAGTATCAGAAGAACAATTATTCTACCTAATGAGCCGCGGTATCTCTGAGCAAGAAGCTACAGAAATGATCGTAATGGGCTTCATTGAGCCATTCACTCGCGAACTTCCAATGGAATACGCAGTTGAAATGAACCGTCTAATCAAGTTTGAGATGGAAGGTAGTATCGGTTAATTTAAAAGTAGAAGCGCCCTGTTTACAGGGCGCTTTTTTAATTGGATGAAAATATATCAATCGTTTCTCCCGATATATCGGTGTTATTTTTGAAATAACGGTGTTTTGACACGATATAAAGACCTTGCGACGATGTTGGACATGTGAAAAGCCGCTGAAAAACTATCTAGTTTGAGTAAGTGAAAAAATTTTATCAATATACAAAAATTAAGATTTTATGATATAATTTTTTAAAAAAGGAGGTGAGTATTTTAAGAGTTCTAAACCATGTTGAAGGAATAAAATTACTAGTGTGTTTATTAGTTGGTTTATGTACTATTAATTATTCGTTTATTTCCTTCGCTGAAACATAAACAAGTAATTTAGCTGATGCAACAAAATTATTCTAAAAAAGGAGTTGAGTTTTTTGAAAATTAAAAAAAGTATTAAAGGAATAAAATTACTAGCATGTTTATCAATTGGCTTATGCACTATTAATTATTCTTCTATTTCCTTCGCGGAAACAAAAACAGGTAATTNNNNNNNNNNNNNNNNNNNNNNNNNNNNNNNNNNNNNNNNNNNNNNNNNNNNNNNNNNNNNNNNNNNNNNNNNNNNNNNNNNNNNNNNNNNNNNNNNNNNTATAGAAGGTAGCTTTCTTTATTTTTCGTTTGGAATGTAAAATATTTGTCAAATTTCTCATGGGACGCACAAGTAGTTATTGTTATACTAGAATTTACGAAAAAAATGATTATGGGAAATGAGGAGTTTATTCAGTATGGAATGGCGTAATATATATCGCGGTTTTTGTATGGGAGTTAGTGATTTAATTCCTGGTGTGAGCGGCGGGACAATTGCTGTTGTACTAGGGATTTATGAAAGATTGCTTGCGGCAATTAGTGGATTCTTTAGTCGTGAATGGAAAAAACATTTAGGCTTTTTAATTCCGCTTGCTGCTGGTGTGGCGGTGGCACTTTTAACATTAAGTCATGTGATTAAGTATTTGCTGGAATATCATTATGAGCCAACACAGTTTTTCTTCCTTGGTTTAATTTTAAGTATTTTACCAATGTTAATGAAGGAAGCGAATGCAAAGGAAACATTTAAAGCAGGACATATTGTTATACTAATCGTTGCAGCGGCTCTTGTAGCTGTAACAGCATTCTTTAAGCCAGATAAAGCGGCAGATCCAATTACTACGTTAACAATTTTAAATACAATTGGGCTATTTTTGGCAGGATGGATGGCGAGTATGGCTATGCTACTTCCAGGGATTAGCGGATCATTTATTTTATTAATCATTGGTGTATATCCAACAGCGATTAATGCATTAACAACATTAAACCTACCGCTAATTGCAGTCACTGGTGCAGGTGTTATGGTTGGATTTGTGGTGAGTAGTAAAGGGATTAGCTACTTATTAGCACATTTTAAAAGTGCAACATTCGCTGCAATTATTGGGCTTGTCATCGGATCGATTGCAGTAGTATTTCCTGGGATTCCAGCCGGTGGTATGTCGATTGTAAGTTCTATTATTACGTTTATTTTAGGGTTTGCGATTGTATCGTATTTTAGTAAGAAAAAGTGATTGAGAGATAGCTCTCAATCACTTTTTTTGTTATTTGTATTTATATTTT
This sequence is a window from Bacillus pseudomycoides DSM 12442. Protein-coding genes within it:
- a CDS encoding methionine ABC transporter ATP-binding protein; the encoded protein is MILLENVKKIYKSKSGDVTAVDNANLKIEKGEIFGVIGYSGAGKSSLIRLFNQLEKPTSGQITIANRVISTITGSELRKARQEIGMIFQHFNLLWSRTVRENIAFPLEIAGVDKVQRRKRVDELIHLVGLEGRGDAYPSQLSGGQKQRVGIARALANNPKVLLCDEATSALDPETTDQILDLLLDINKRLGLTIVLITHEMHVIQKICNRVAVMEKGKIVETGPVLDVFRNPQQEITKRFVKQITDSEDADEAIEHLAEKYPEGKVVKLQFIGEVVERPVLQELMKQDGVEVSILQGNIAQTANGAYGSLIVHLNGAEDVVAKAIATIQQEQVELEVIAHG
- a CDS encoding methionine ABC transporter permease gives rise to the protein MDNLFQNVDWDKMLEATGETLYMTAVAAFATFVLGLILGLLLFLTGKDNLWENKPVNIVIGAFVNIFRSIPFIILIILLIPFTKLLLNTILGASAALPALIVGAAPFYARMVEIALREIDKGVIEASKAMGAKTSTIILKVLIPESLPALVSGITVTAIALVGYTAMAGVVGAGGLGTLAYLEGFQRNNSDVTLMATILVLVIVFIIQMLGDLLTKRLDKR
- the metQ gene encoding methionine ABC transporter substrate-binding lipoprotein MetQ, yielding MKKVLLSALLAVFVFALAACSGGKDEKKLVVGASNVPHAVILEKAKPILEKKGIKLDIKPFQDYVLPNKALADKDLDANYFQHIPYLDKEIQEKGYKFVNAGKIHLEPMGIYSKKYKNLKDLPNGGTVIMSNNVSERGRMLGLLQKGGVIKLKDGVDIVKATEKDIVENPKNLKFKTDVEPGLTPKLYENNEGDALFINSNYAIDAKLNPTKDAIALEGSESPYANIIAVRKGDENRKEIKELVEVLHSKEIQDFIKKEYKGAVLPVSE
- the sufC gene encoding Fe-S cluster assembly ATPase SufC — protein: MAGSTLTVKDLHVSIDGKEILKGVNLEVKGGEIHAIMGPNGTGKSTLSSAIMGHPKYEVTEGSIIIDGEDVLEMEVDERAQAGLFLAMQYPSEISGVTNADFLRSAINARREEGDEISLMKFIRTLDKNMEFLEMDPEMAQRYLNEGFSGGEKKRNEILQLMMIEPKIAILDEIDSGLDIDALKVVSKGINEMRGEEFGCLMITHYQRLLNYITPDFVHVMMNGRIVKSGGPELAQRLEAEGYDWIKKELGIEDETAEQEA
- the sufD gene encoding Fe-S cluster assembly protein SufD — translated: MTIGTLPFDQETIRQRASEVNEAAWLTEFRLQALAQATELPMPTPDKTKIDKWDFIGKGHTAKQEPVSSLTELPEAVKNLIDENNSVLVQRTGTTAFVSLADEAKEKGVIFTDIVTAATEHAELVQKYLMKDGVKVDEHRLTALHAALINGGAFVYVPKNVVLETPLQAVFLVDGEEANVYNHVLFVADANSSATYVENYVANETVTGIANIVAEVIVEQGAQVKFGAVDLLAKDVTTYVNRRGVVGRDGRIEWALGLMNDGNTISENVTNLMGDGSFADTKTVTIGRGNQTQNFTTKVVHFGKHSEGFILKHGVQTDSATSIFNGIGKIEHGASKSNAQQSSRVLMLNEKARGDANPILLIDEDDVMAGHAASVGRVDPVQLYYLMSRGIPKKEAERLVIHGFLAPVVNELPIEGVKAQLVEVIERKVR
- the sufS gene encoding cysteine desulfurase SufS, whose amino-acid sequence is MDIHEIRKQFPILDQKVNGKQLVYFDSAATSQKPIQVIETLERYYKEYNSNVHRGVHTLGTKATDAYEGAREKVRKFINAKSMEEVIFTRGTTTALNTVAASYGRENVKEGDEIVISYMEHHSNIIPWQQVAKKTGATLKYLPLQPDGTISLEDARQTITPNTKIVSIMYVSNVLGTINPVKEIAEIAHQNGAIMVVDGAQSTPHMKVDVQDLNCDFYALSAHKMCGPTGVGVLYGKKELLDNMEPIEFGGEMIDFVDLQDSTWKELPWKFEAGTPIIGNAIGLGAAIDFLEEIGLDNIEKHEHELAQYALERLSEVDGVTIYGPKHRAGLVTFNIDEVHPHDVATVLDVEGIAVRAGHHCAQPLMKWLKASSTARASFYLYNTKEEIDTFVEALTKTKEYFTNVF
- the sufU gene encoding Fe-S cluster assembly sulfur transfer protein SufU, with the protein product MSFNNLDTLYRQVIMDHYKNPRNHGVLDDSVTVNLNNPTCGDRIQLTMKVEEGIVKEAKFEGEGCSISMSSASMMTQAVKGKKIEEALQLSKIFSDMMLGKEYDDSVDLGDIEALQGVCKFPARIKCATLAWKALEKGLNEDK
- the sufB gene encoding Fe-S cluster assembly protein SufB; this encodes MAKKLPDIGDYKYGFKDKDVSIFRAGRGLTKEIVEEISRMKEEPQWMLDFRLKSLDKFYEMPMPQWGGDLNDLDFDEITYYVKPSEKSEKSWDEVPDEIKATFDKLGIPEAEQKYLAGVSAQYESEVVYHNMKEDLEALGIVFKDTDSALKENEDIFREHFGKVIPPTDNKFAALNSAVWSGGSFIYVPKGIKVDTPLQAYFRINSENMGQFERTLIIVDEGAHVHYVEGCTAPVYTTNSLHSAVVEIIIKKDAYCRYTTIQNWANNVYNLVTKRAVCEANATMEWIDGNIGSKLTMKYPAVILKGEGARGLTLSIAIAGKGQHQDAGAKMIHLAPNTSSTIVSKSIAKHGGKVTYRGIVHFGPKATNSRSNIECDTLIMDNQSTSDTIPYNEIKNDHVSLEHEAKVSKVSEEQLFYLMSRGISEQEATEMIVMGFIEPFTRELPMEYAVEMNRLIKFEMEGSIG
- a CDS encoding DUF368 domain-containing protein — protein: MEWRNIYRGFCMGVSDLIPGVSGGTIAVVLGIYERLLAAISGFFSREWKKHLGFLIPLAAGVAVALLTLSHVIKYLLEYHYEPTQFFFLGLILSILPMLMKEANAKETFKAGHIVILIVAAALVAVTAFFKPDKAADPITTLTILNTIGLFLAGWMASMAMLLPGISGSFILLIIGVYPTAINALTTLNLPLIAVTGAGVMVGFVVSSKGISYLLAHFKSATFAAIIGLVIGSIAVVFPGIPAGGMSIVSSIITFILGFAIVSYFSKKK